One window from the genome of Pandoraea fibrosis encodes:
- a CDS encoding peptidylprolyl isomerase, with amino-acid sequence MALKLARTALALGAAVSLTAVSLPALAQNVAVVNGTPVPVARADAMVREMVRQGQPNSPQLQQQVREELVKREVLAQAAVSKGIATQPDVKAQLKLAEQGVLIRALIADFQKTSPVTDAEVQARYDQLKKQFGDKEYHARHILVPSEDTAKDIIAKLKGGAKFADLAKQYSKDPGSAQNGGDLDWSPANAYVPEFADALQKLQKGQYSQTPVKTQFGYHVIELDDTRDAQIPPLADVKPQLVQQMQEEKLQGFIEGLEKKAKIQ; translated from the coding sequence ATGGCATTGAAACTCGCCCGCACGGCTCTGGCGCTCGGCGCCGCCGTGTCGCTGACCGCCGTATCCCTCCCCGCCCTTGCCCAGAACGTCGCCGTTGTGAACGGCACGCCGGTGCCTGTGGCACGTGCCGACGCCATGGTTCGCGAAATGGTCCGTCAGGGTCAGCCGAACTCGCCGCAACTGCAACAGCAAGTGCGCGAAGAACTGGTCAAGCGCGAAGTCCTCGCGCAGGCAGCCGTCAGCAAGGGAATCGCCACTCAGCCGGACGTCAAGGCACAGCTCAAGCTGGCCGAACAAGGCGTGCTGATCCGCGCCCTCATCGCCGACTTCCAGAAGACCTCGCCCGTGACCGACGCAGAAGTTCAGGCGCGTTACGACCAACTGAAGAAGCAGTTCGGCGACAAGGAATATCACGCCCGTCACATCCTGGTGCCGAGCGAAGATACGGCCAAGGACATCATCGCGAAGCTCAAGGGCGGTGCGAAGTTCGCCGACCTCGCCAAGCAATACTCGAAGGACCCCGGTTCGGCACAGAACGGCGGCGATCTCGACTGGTCGCCGGCCAACGCCTATGTGCCCGAGTTTGCCGATGCCCTGCAAAAGCTCCAGAAGGGGCAGTACTCGCAGACACCGGTCAAGACGCAGTTCGGCTACCACGTGATCGAGCTGGACGACACGCGCGACGCGCAGATCCCGCCGTTGGCCGACGTCAAGCCGCAACTCGTGCAGCAAATGCAGGAAGAAAAGCTGCAAGGCTTCATCGAAGGCCTCGAGAAAAAAGCCAAGATCCAGTAA
- the purL gene encoding phosphoribosylformylglycinamidine synthase has product MTHIACFAGALALSEFRQQRLLQTLQAIDSSIVRVDARYVHLVASAEPLSSEDVARVAGLLTYGEPVGDEPVGDQLLVIPRLGTISPWASKATDIARNCGIDHVRRIERAVEYTIGVKSGLLGGKKSLPADVLARVAGVLHDRMTETVVATRSDAEALFVELPAKPLQTVDVIGVGRSALEAANRDFGLALADDEIDYLVDAFTSLKRNPTDVELMMFAQANSEHCRHKIFNAQWTIDGQAQDKSLFQMIKNTHQLHPQGTVVAYSDNASVMEGAEVERWYPRGADGKYGRSVELTHTLMKVETHNHPTAISPFPGASTGAGGEIRDEGATGRGSTPKSGLTGFTVSNLALPGARESWENDRDVAVPPTLRKPDDTGADYGRPDRIASPLQIMIEGPLGGAAFNNEFGRPNLGGYFRAYEQNVGGRVRGYHKPIMIAGGMGNIAAQHTHKHDLPAGTLLIQIGGPGMRIGMGGGAASSMATGTNTAELDFDSVQRGNPEIERRAQEVINWCWRQGDANPILSIHDVGAGGISNAFPELVDGANKGARFDLRQVQLEESGMSPAEIWSNEAQERYVLAIAPDSFPAFQAVCQRERCPVAVIGISTDERQLKLVDPLHPESPDPVDMPMDVLLGKPPRMHRDVTRMKAELPPVDVTGLSLDDVARAVLRHPTVASKSFLITIGDRTVGGLTARDQMVGPWQVPVADCAISLMDYAGYRGEAMTMGERTPLAVIDAPASGRMAVGEAITNIAAAPIASLDQIKLSANWMAACGTEGEDAALFDTVKAVGMELCPALGLSIPVGKDSLSMRTKWEDAGRSKDVIAPVSLIVSAFAPVEDVRGHLTPQLRSVAEAGETVLIAIDLGHNKNRLGGSILAQVTQQIGDVTPDLDDPADLQRFFDAIQKLNREGKLLAYHDRSDGGLFATVAEMAFAGHVGVSLNVDMLTLDEGFESDYGDAKDWAKQTVGRREDKTLRALFSEELGGVIQVRASERDAVLQALREAGLSNCTNVIGKPNTNDVIEIYRDAKKVFGAPRAELQRVWSEVSWRIARLRDNPAAADAEYETLNDTSDPGLSPKVTFDASEDIAAPFIATGVRPKIAVLREQGVNSHLEMAYVLDKAGFEAYDVHMSDLLAGRHTLEAFKGFIACGGFSYGDTLGAGEGWAKTILFNPALAEQFAGFFNRADTFALGVCNGCQMMSNLSNLIPGAVAWPKFTYNQSKYEARLTQVEVLDSPSLFFKDMAGSQLPIVIAHGEGFANFGQQGNIDQAIAAMRFVDHRGQPTEQYPFNPNGSPRGLTAVTTGDGRFTVMMPHPERVFRTVQMSWAPAQWGEDSPWMRMFRNARRWVA; this is encoded by the coding sequence ATGACTCACATTGCCTGCTTCGCCGGCGCCTTGGCGCTTTCCGAATTCCGCCAGCAACGTCTTCTGCAGACCCTGCAAGCCATCGACAGTTCGATCGTGCGTGTCGACGCCCGCTACGTTCATCTCGTAGCCAGCGCCGAACCGCTGTCGAGCGAAGACGTGGCCCGCGTCGCCGGTCTGCTCACTTACGGTGAGCCGGTGGGCGATGAACCGGTGGGCGACCAGTTGCTGGTGATCCCGCGTCTCGGCACGATTTCGCCGTGGGCGAGCAAGGCGACGGACATCGCCCGGAACTGCGGCATCGATCATGTGCGCCGTATCGAGCGCGCCGTCGAATACACCATCGGCGTGAAGTCGGGCCTGCTTGGTGGCAAGAAGTCGCTGCCGGCCGACGTGCTGGCGCGTGTCGCCGGTGTGCTGCACGACCGCATGACCGAGACGGTCGTTGCCACACGCAGCGACGCCGAGGCCCTGTTCGTCGAACTGCCGGCCAAGCCCCTGCAGACGGTCGACGTGATCGGCGTGGGCCGCAGCGCGCTCGAAGCCGCGAACCGTGACTTCGGTCTGGCGTTGGCCGATGATGAAATCGATTATCTGGTCGACGCGTTCACGAGCCTGAAGCGCAACCCGACCGATGTGGAACTGATGATGTTCGCGCAGGCCAACAGCGAGCATTGCCGTCACAAGATTTTCAATGCGCAGTGGACCATCGATGGTCAGGCGCAGGACAAGTCGCTGTTCCAGATGATCAAGAACACGCACCAATTGCACCCGCAGGGTACGGTGGTGGCGTATTCGGACAACGCTTCGGTGATGGAAGGCGCCGAAGTGGAGCGTTGGTATCCGCGCGGCGCCGATGGCAAGTACGGTCGCAGCGTTGAACTCACGCACACGCTGATGAAGGTCGAGACGCACAATCACCCGACGGCGATTTCGCCGTTCCCGGGCGCGTCGACGGGCGCCGGCGGCGAGATTCGCGACGAGGGCGCGACGGGCCGCGGGTCCACGCCGAAGTCGGGGCTGACGGGCTTCACCGTGTCGAACCTGGCGCTGCCGGGGGCGCGCGAGTCGTGGGAAAACGACCGCGACGTGGCCGTGCCGCCGACGCTGCGCAAGCCCGACGATACCGGTGCCGACTACGGCCGTCCGGACCGCATTGCGTCGCCGTTGCAGATCATGATCGAGGGTCCGCTGGGCGGCGCTGCGTTCAACAACGAATTCGGCCGACCGAACCTTGGCGGCTACTTCCGTGCCTATGAACAAAACGTGGGCGGTCGTGTGCGCGGCTATCACAAGCCGATCATGATCGCGGGCGGTATGGGCAATATCGCGGCACAGCACACCCACAAGCACGACCTGCCTGCCGGCACGCTGCTCATCCAGATCGGTGGTCCGGGCATGCGTATCGGCATGGGCGGCGGCGCTGCCAGCTCGATGGCGACCGGCACCAACACGGCTGAACTCGACTTCGATTCGGTGCAGCGCGGTAACCCGGAAATCGAGCGTCGCGCGCAGGAAGTCATCAACTGGTGCTGGCGTCAGGGCGACGCCAACCCGATCCTGTCGATTCACGACGTTGGCGCGGGCGGTATTTCGAACGCGTTCCCGGAACTGGTCGATGGCGCGAACAAGGGCGCCCGTTTCGACCTGCGTCAGGTTCAGCTCGAAGAGTCGGGCATGTCGCCGGCCGAAATCTGGAGTAACGAAGCGCAGGAACGTTATGTGCTGGCGATCGCGCCGGACAGCTTCCCGGCGTTCCAGGCCGTCTGCCAGCGTGAGCGTTGCCCGGTGGCGGTGATCGGTATCTCGACGGATGAGCGTCAACTGAAGCTGGTTGACCCGCTGCATCCGGAGTCGCCGGACCCGGTCGACATGCCGATGGACGTGCTGCTCGGCAAGCCGCCGCGCATGCACCGCGACGTCACGCGCATGAAGGCGGAGCTTCCGCCGGTCGACGTCACGGGCCTGTCGCTCGACGACGTGGCGCGTGCCGTGCTGCGTCACCCGACGGTCGCGAGCAAGTCGTTCCTCATCACGATTGGTGATCGCACTGTGGGTGGTTTGACGGCGCGCGACCAGATGGTCGGCCCGTGGCAGGTCCCGGTGGCTGACTGCGCGATTTCGCTGATGGACTACGCCGGTTATCGCGGCGAAGCCATGACGATGGGCGAGCGCACGCCGTTGGCCGTGATCGATGCGCCGGCATCGGGCCGTATGGCCGTCGGCGAAGCCATCACCAACATTGCGGCGGCGCCGATTGCGTCGCTCGATCAGATCAAGCTGTCGGCCAACTGGATGGCAGCATGCGGCACCGAGGGGGAAGACGCTGCGCTGTTCGATACGGTCAAGGCCGTCGGCATGGAGCTGTGCCCGGCGCTGGGCTTGTCGATCCCTGTCGGCAAGGATTCGCTGTCGATGCGCACCAAGTGGGAAGACGCGGGTCGCAGCAAAGACGTGATCGCGCCGGTTTCGCTGATCGTGTCGGCCTTCGCGCCGGTCGAAGACGTGCGTGGCCATCTCACGCCGCAACTGCGTTCGGTCGCGGAAGCGGGTGAGACGGTGCTGATCGCCATCGATCTGGGGCACAACAAGAACCGTCTGGGCGGCAGTATCCTCGCGCAGGTCACGCAGCAAATTGGCGACGTGACACCGGATCTGGATGATCCGGCCGACCTCCAGCGTTTCTTCGACGCCATTCAGAAACTCAATCGCGAAGGCAAGTTGCTCGCCTATCACGATCGTTCGGACGGCGGTTTGTTCGCCACCGTGGCGGAAATGGCCTTTGCGGGCCACGTTGGCGTGTCGCTCAATGTCGACATGCTCACGCTCGACGAAGGCTTCGAGTCCGATTACGGCGACGCCAAGGATTGGGCCAAGCAGACGGTCGGCCGTCGTGAAGACAAGACGCTGCGCGCGCTCTTCTCCGAAGAGCTTGGCGGCGTGATTCAGGTGCGGGCGTCGGAGCGCGACGCCGTGTTGCAGGCGCTGCGCGAAGCCGGTCTCTCGAACTGCACGAACGTAATCGGCAAGCCGAATACGAACGACGTCATCGAGATCTATCGCGACGCCAAAAAGGTCTTCGGCGCACCGCGTGCCGAGTTGCAACGCGTATGGTCGGAAGTGAGCTGGCGCATTGCACGTCTGCGCGACAACCCGGCCGCCGCCGATGCCGAATACGAAACGCTGAACGACACGAGCGATCCGGGGCTCTCGCCGAAGGTGACGTTCGACGCGAGCGAAGACATCGCCGCACCGTTCATCGCGACGGGCGTGCGTCCGAAGATCGCGGTTCTGCGCGAGCAGGGCGTGAACTCGCATCTTGAGATGGCCTACGTATTGGACAAGGCCGGCTTCGAGGCTTACGACGTGCACATGAGCGATTTGCTCGCGGGCCGTCACACGCTGGAAGCGTTCAAGGGCTTCATCGCCTGTGGCGGGTTCTCGTATGGCGATACGCTTGGGGCGGGCGAGGGCTGGGCGAAGACGATTCTGTTCAACCCGGCGTTGGCAGAGCAATTCGCTGGCTTCTTCAATCGTGCCGATACGTTCGCATTGGGTGTCTGCAATGGTTGCCAGATGATGAGCAACCTCTCGAACCTGATTCCGGGCGCCGTCGCGTGGCCGAAGTTCACGTACAACCAGTCGAAATACGAGGCACGTCTCACGCAGGTGGAAGTGCTCGACTCGCCGTCGCTGTTCTTCAAGGACATGGCGGGCTCGCAATTGCCGATCGTCATCGCGCACGGCGAAGGCTTCGCCAACTTCGGTCAGCAGGGCAACATCGACCAGGCAATCGCCGCGATGCGTTTCGTGGACCACCGAGGTCAACCGACCGAGCAGTATCCGTTCAACCCGAACGGCTCGCCGCGTGGCCTGACCGCAGTGACGACGGGCGACGGGCGCTTCACGGTCATGATGCCGCACCCGGAGCGCGTGTTCCGCACGGTGCAGATGAGCTGGGCGCCGGCGCAGTGGGGCGAGGACAGCCCATGGATGCGCATGTTCCGCAACGCTCGCCGTTGGGTGGCTTAA
- a CDS encoding protein adenylyltransferase SelO: MSATDRPASVSASLKPYGPLPMANRFASLGNSFYTRLAPQPLPAPYLVGFSVDAARLLGWSPEAARDPEFLATFAGNTPLPGGDPLASVYSGHQFGVWAGQLGDGRALLLGESDGPGGRWEIQLKGGGLTPYSRMGDGRAVLRSSIREFLGSEAMFHLGVPTTRALCVIGSDAPVRRETIETAAVVTRLSPSFIRFGHFEHFWAGDQYEALRQLADFTIDHHYPHCRDEANPYLALLSAVCDATAEMVAHWQAVGFCHGVMNTDNMSILGLTIDYGPFGFLDGFNAHHICNHSDTQGRYAYQAQPNVAYWNLFCLAQALLPLFGEGDAAIEQAQSVLPVFKTRFAEEIDLRMRAKLGLRESHADDETLINRLFKLMHEGRVDFTHLFRTLATLELDNPAADEPLRDMFIDRAGFDAWAVDYRARLRHEASTDAKRAVAMRLVNPKYILRNHLAEIAIRRAGERDFSEVDTLLRVLSHPYDEQPEFERYAELPPDWAGQLEVSCSS; this comes from the coding sequence ATGTCGGCAACCGACCGTCCCGCTTCTGTTTCCGCTTCGCTAAAGCCCTATGGACCGCTGCCAATGGCGAACCGGTTTGCGTCACTCGGCAACAGCTTCTATACGCGCCTGGCGCCGCAGCCGCTGCCAGCGCCCTATCTGGTCGGTTTTTCGGTCGACGCCGCCCGCCTGCTAGGCTGGTCGCCCGAAGCGGCACGCGATCCGGAGTTTCTTGCGACCTTTGCCGGCAATACGCCGCTGCCAGGGGGCGATCCGCTCGCCAGTGTCTACTCAGGACATCAGTTCGGCGTCTGGGCCGGTCAACTCGGCGACGGCCGGGCGTTGCTGCTTGGCGAATCGGACGGCCCCGGCGGTCGCTGGGAAATTCAGCTCAAGGGCGGCGGTCTGACGCCCTATTCCCGCATGGGTGACGGACGTGCCGTGCTCCGCTCGTCGATCCGGGAGTTCCTTGGCTCGGAAGCCATGTTCCATCTCGGCGTGCCGACGACACGCGCCCTGTGCGTCATTGGCTCGGACGCCCCCGTACGCCGCGAGACCATCGAGACGGCGGCCGTCGTCACGCGCCTGTCGCCGAGCTTCATCCGTTTCGGTCACTTCGAGCACTTCTGGGCGGGAGATCAATACGAAGCGCTGCGTCAACTCGCAGACTTCACCATCGATCATCACTACCCGCACTGCCGCGACGAAGCCAATCCTTACCTCGCCCTGCTGAGCGCGGTCTGCGATGCCACGGCGGAAATGGTGGCGCATTGGCAGGCGGTGGGCTTCTGCCACGGCGTGATGAATACCGACAACATGTCGATTCTCGGGCTGACGATCGACTACGGCCCCTTCGGCTTTCTCGACGGCTTCAACGCCCACCACATCTGCAACCACTCCGACACGCAGGGGCGCTACGCCTATCAGGCGCAGCCGAACGTCGCGTACTGGAACCTGTTCTGCCTCGCGCAGGCCCTGTTGCCGTTGTTCGGCGAAGGGGATGCGGCGATCGAGCAAGCGCAGTCGGTGCTGCCCGTGTTCAAGACGCGCTTTGCCGAAGAAATCGACCTGCGCATGCGCGCCAAACTCGGGTTGCGCGAATCGCACGCCGACGACGAAACGCTCATCAATCGTCTGTTCAAGCTGATGCACGAGGGACGCGTCGACTTTACGCACCTGTTCCGCACGCTCGCCACGCTTGAACTCGATAACCCCGCCGCCGACGAACCGCTGCGCGACATGTTCATCGACCGGGCAGGATTCGACGCCTGGGCCGTGGATTACCGCGCACGACTTCGCCACGAAGCGAGCACCGACGCCAAACGTGCAGTCGCGATGCGGCTCGTCAACCCGAAGTACATCCTGCGCAATCACCTGGCCGAGATCGCGATCCGCCGTGCCGGTGAAAGGGACTTCTCGGAAGTCGACACGCTGCTGCGCGTGCTCTCGCACCCCTACGATGAACAACCCGAATTCGAGCGCTATGCCGAGTTGCCGCCCGACTGGGCCGGTCAGCTCGAAGTCAGTTGCTCGTCTTGA
- a CDS encoding 3-(methylthio)propionyl-CoA ligase: protein MATPLLGQMMAAPLLISSLLTHAARHHGDTEIVSRRVEGDIHRYTWRDAEQRARQLAQAFRRLGVEDGERVGTLAWNGYRHLELYYGVSGMGSVIHTVNPRLFPEQIAYIVNHAEDRFVAFDINFLPLVETIAPMCSGVQGWIAMTDRAHMPTSSLPLLCYEELIAAEDGQFIWPTMDESTASGLCYTSGTTGNPKGVLYSHRSTVLHAFGASLPDAMAMSARDAVLPVVPMFHVNAWGLPYSSALVGAKLVFPGKDLDGKSLYELFEAEGVTFSAGVPTVWLGLLTHVKSIGARFSTLERTVIGGSACPPAMLQTFEKDYGVRVIHAWGMSEMSPLGTLCHLRKHHRDLPADAQQHILEKQGTAIYGVDLKIVGPDGEELPWDGKAFGDLHARGPWVIDRYFGSEASPLIDGWFPTGDVATIDAEGYVQITDRSKDVIKSGGEWISSIDVENVAMAHPEIHEAACIAVKHPKWEERPLLVVVRKPGSTLTREAVLAFYQGRVVKWWIPDDVVFVDEIPHTATGKMLKLKLREKFRDYQAAS, encoded by the coding sequence ATGGCAACACCGCTCCTCGGCCAGATGATGGCCGCGCCGCTCCTGATTTCCTCGCTGCTCACGCATGCTGCGCGTCACCACGGCGACACCGAGATTGTGTCGCGTCGCGTGGAGGGCGACATCCACCGCTACACCTGGCGCGACGCCGAGCAGCGCGCCCGCCAACTCGCACAGGCATTCCGCCGGCTGGGGGTGGAGGATGGCGAGCGCGTGGGCACGCTGGCATGGAACGGCTATCGGCATCTCGAGTTGTACTACGGCGTCTCGGGCATGGGCAGCGTCATCCACACCGTCAATCCCCGCCTGTTCCCGGAGCAGATCGCTTATATCGTCAACCACGCAGAAGATCGCTTCGTGGCGTTTGACATCAATTTCCTGCCGTTAGTGGAGACGATTGCCCCCATGTGCTCGGGCGTGCAGGGTTGGATCGCGATGACGGATCGTGCGCACATGCCCACATCGAGCTTGCCGTTGCTGTGCTACGAGGAACTGATTGCCGCCGAGGACGGCCAGTTCATCTGGCCGACGATGGACGAGTCGACGGCGTCTGGCCTTTGCTACACATCGGGCACGACGGGCAATCCCAAAGGTGTGCTCTACAGCCATCGCTCCACGGTGTTGCATGCCTTCGGCGCCTCGCTGCCGGACGCGATGGCCATGTCGGCACGCGACGCCGTGTTGCCCGTGGTGCCGATGTTTCATGTGAACGCGTGGGGCCTGCCGTACTCCAGCGCACTCGTCGGCGCGAAGCTCGTATTCCCCGGCAAGGATCTCGACGGCAAGTCGCTGTACGAACTCTTCGAAGCGGAGGGGGTGACGTTCTCGGCGGGAGTGCCCACCGTCTGGCTGGGGCTGCTGACGCACGTGAAATCCATCGGCGCGCGTTTCTCGACGCTGGAGCGCACGGTGATCGGCGGATCGGCCTGCCCGCCGGCCATGCTCCAGACGTTCGAAAAGGATTACGGCGTGCGTGTCATTCACGCGTGGGGCATGAGCGAAATGTCCCCGCTCGGCACGTTATGCCATCTGCGCAAACATCACCGCGACCTGCCGGCCGACGCGCAGCAACACATTCTGGAGAAACAAGGGACGGCCATCTACGGTGTCGACCTGAAGATCGTGGGGCCGGATGGCGAAGAACTGCCGTGGGACGGGAAGGCGTTCGGCGATCTGCACGCACGCGGGCCGTGGGTCATCGATCGCTATTTCGGCTCGGAGGCGTCGCCGCTGATCGACGGCTGGTTTCCGACCGGAGATGTGGCCACGATCGATGCGGAAGGCTATGTACAAATCACCGATCGCAGCAAGGACGTCATCAAGTCGGGCGGCGAGTGGATCAGCTCCATCGATGTCGAGAACGTTGCGATGGCGCATCCGGAGATTCACGAAGCCGCCTGTATTGCCGTGAAACACCCGAAGTGGGAAGAGCGGCCTTTGCTGGTCGTGGTTCGCAAGCCCGGCTCGACACTGACCCGCGAAGCGGTGCTGGCGTTCTACCAGGGGCGTGTCGTGAAATGGTGGATACCCGACGATGTGGTGTTCGTCGATGAGATTCCCCACACCGCGACCGGAAAGATGCTCAAGCTCAAACTGCGTGAGAAATTCCGCGACTATCAGGCGGCGTCGTAG
- a CDS encoding YgiW/YdeI family stress tolerance OB fold protein, with amino-acid sequence MPSKITRFTPLLCTAAAFFGVLSAAPAIAQYTGPTAAAGTTGSVVVPSVTSNVSTVEQALAAPDDAVAVIEGYIVNRLKHEHYTFRDDAGKTIEIDLDDKYLPPGRQISDKTRVRITGEVDRHRFRPNDIDVKRIEILQ; translated from the coding sequence ATGCCAAGCAAAATCACTCGCTTCACGCCGCTTCTCTGCACGGCAGCGGCATTTTTCGGCGTACTAAGTGCGGCACCCGCCATCGCGCAATACACGGGTCCGACGGCCGCGGCGGGCACAACCGGAAGCGTGGTCGTGCCGTCGGTGACATCCAACGTCTCGACCGTGGAACAGGCCTTGGCAGCCCCCGACGACGCCGTGGCCGTGATCGAGGGCTATATCGTCAACCGGCTCAAGCACGAGCACTACACCTTCCGCGACGACGCCGGCAAGACCATCGAGATCGACCTTGACGACAAGTATCTGCCGCCGGGCCGTCAAATCAGCGACAAGACGCGTGTGCGTATCACCGGCGAAGTCGACCGTCATCGCTTCCGCCCGAACGATATCGACGTGAAGCGCATCGAAATCCTGCAGTAA
- the msrB gene encoding peptide-methionine (R)-S-oxide reductase MsrB, with protein MSKVEKNDADWRAQLDDVEYQVTRHAATERAFTGRYWDHWKDGTYRCVCCGAPLFESTEKFDAGCGWPSYSAPVDKAGIDEVMDYSHGMVRVEVRCHNCDAHLGHLFEDGPQPTGLRYCINSASLNFEDKEGQSDKPVEG; from the coding sequence ATGAGCAAAGTGGAAAAGAACGACGCCGACTGGCGTGCCCAACTCGACGACGTGGAATACCAGGTCACGCGCCATGCGGCCACCGAGCGCGCATTCACGGGCCGTTACTGGGATCACTGGAAAGACGGCACCTACCGCTGTGTCTGCTGCGGTGCGCCACTGTTCGAATCGACCGAGAAGTTCGATGCAGGCTGCGGCTGGCCCAGCTACTCGGCCCCGGTCGACAAGGCCGGCATCGACGAAGTCATGGATTACAGCCACGGCATGGTGCGTGTGGAAGTGCGCTGCCACAACTGCGATGCTCACCTTGGGCACCTGTTCGAAGACGGTCCCCAGCCGACCGGCTTGCGTTATTGCATCAATTCGGCCTCGCTTAACTTCGAGGACAAGGAAGGCCAGTCCGACAAGCCTGTCGAGGGCTGA
- a CDS encoding branched-chain amino acid ABC transporter permease produces the protein MLSSGLTLIFSMLGVLNFAHASFYMLGAYFAYALSAAVGFWPALVVAPLIVGGLGAVFERGVLRRLRARGALAELLATFGLAYIVVELVQLAWGRGPVDYAVPAALDGVLIPVAGIAVPAYRLFLMGLACTIAVLVWVAFRATRAGLILQAALSQPAMTQALGYNVPALYTGVFVCGAALAALAGAAGGNVLVTEPGMAATVGSVVFVVVVVGGLGSLGGAFVASLLIGLLQTWAVTSDASLAPWWPQSAMEPVGGAGVLGALQAAIAPIARLSVAQLAPAVPYLLMVAVLLWRPRGLFGVREG, from the coding sequence ATGCTATCGAGCGGCCTCACGTTGATCTTCAGCATGCTGGGCGTGCTGAACTTCGCGCATGCCAGCTTTTACATGCTGGGGGCGTATTTCGCCTACGCGTTGTCGGCGGCAGTGGGGTTCTGGCCTGCATTGGTTGTGGCGCCGCTGATCGTGGGCGGACTCGGTGCCGTCTTCGAGCGCGGCGTATTGCGGCGATTGCGCGCACGCGGTGCGCTCGCGGAGCTGCTCGCCACGTTCGGACTGGCCTACATCGTGGTGGAACTGGTGCAACTCGCGTGGGGGCGCGGGCCGGTCGATTACGCAGTGCCAGCCGCCCTCGACGGCGTGTTGATACCTGTGGCGGGTATCGCCGTGCCCGCATACCGATTGTTCCTCATGGGGTTGGCGTGCACGATCGCCGTACTGGTATGGGTCGCGTTTCGCGCCACGCGCGCCGGACTGATCTTGCAGGCAGCCTTGTCGCAACCGGCGATGACGCAGGCCCTCGGCTATAACGTGCCGGCGCTCTACACAGGCGTGTTCGTGTGTGGCGCGGCGCTGGCGGCGCTGGCCGGGGCCGCTGGCGGGAATGTGCTGGTGACGGAGCCCGGCATGGCGGCAACGGTTGGCAGTGTCGTGTTTGTTGTGGTGGTCGTGGGTGGACTGGGTTCGCTGGGCGGCGCATTCGTTGCCTCGCTGCTGATTGGCTTACTGCAGACATGGGCTGTCACGAGCGACGCGAGTCTCGCGCCATGGTGGCCTCAAAGTGCGATGGAGCCCGTTGGTGGGGCGGGCGTACTGGGGGCATTGCAGGCTGCCATCGCGCCAATCGCACGTCTGAGCGTTGCACAACTCGCACCGGCGGTGCCGTATTTGCTAATGGTGGCGGTACTGCTTTGGCGTCCGCGCGGACTTTTTGGCGTTCGGGAGGGCTAA
- a CDS encoding septation protein A produces the protein MKFLFDLLPVILFFVAFKFAGIYVATGIAIVTTIAQVIWMWLRHRKVEPMQWVSLGIIVVFGGATMLLHDETFIKWKPTALYWLFGITLFVAELVFDKNLIRAMMEKQMALPEQLWRAVNFSWALFFLAMGVLNLVIAYHFSTDTWVDFKLFGGMGLMVVFIVVQSLWLAKYIKQDE, from the coding sequence ATGAAATTCCTTTTCGACCTATTACCGGTCATTCTGTTTTTCGTCGCCTTCAAGTTCGCCGGCATCTACGTCGCCACCGGCATCGCGATCGTGACGACGATCGCGCAAGTCATCTGGATGTGGCTGCGTCACCGCAAGGTCGAGCCCATGCAGTGGGTGAGCCTGGGGATCATCGTGGTGTTTGGCGGTGCCACCATGCTGCTGCACGACGAGACCTTCATCAAGTGGAAGCCCACGGCGCTGTACTGGTTGTTCGGGATCACGCTGTTCGTTGCCGAGCTCGTTTTCGACAAGAACCTGATCCGCGCCATGATGGAAAAGCAGATGGCATTGCCCGAACAGCTCTGGCGTGCAGTGAACTTCAGCTGGGCGTTGTTCTTCCTCGCCATGGGCGTGCTCAACCTCGTCATCGCCTACCATTTCTCGACCGACACCTGGGTCGACTTCAAGCTCTTCGGCGGCATGGGCCTCATGGTCGTGTTTATCGTCGTGCAGAGTCTGTGGCTCGCGAAGTACATCAAGCAGGACGAATAA
- a CDS encoding BolA family protein, protein MTMEQQIEARLTAALSPLEFALENDSARHAGHAGAASGGHYNLRIVSAAFTGRNRVARHRLVYDALADLMQNGIHALAIVALAPGEA, encoded by the coding sequence ATGACCATGGAACAGCAAATCGAAGCGCGGCTCACCGCTGCGCTCTCCCCTCTGGAATTCGCCCTCGAGAACGACAGTGCCCGCCACGCCGGTCATGCCGGCGCCGCGTCGGGCGGTCATTACAACCTCCGGATCGTTTCGGCCGCGTTTACCGGCCGTAACCGCGTTGCGCGTCACCGCCTGGTGTATGATGCGCTAGCCGATTTGATGCAAAACGGCATTCACGCCCTCGCCATTGTCGCGCTCGCCCCCGGCGAAGCGTAA